The Arabidopsis thaliana chromosome 5, partial sequence genomic interval TTGGGAGAAGTAATGCATTGCCTTGTGAGCATGCCCATGCACTGCAAGACCTTTGATTATTGAACTCCAGCTCAAGCTATCCGTCTCAGGCAATCCCTCAAATACATGAATTGCTTTCTCGATATCCCCACACCTCCAAAACATATCCACAAGAGCTGTCCCAAGAATAAGATTCACAGTCATGTGACTCTTAACCACATACTCATATGCTCTTTCTCCAAACTCAAGTGCACCCAAATGAGCACAAGACGAAATCACACTCACCATAACCGTCTCATTCGCGACAACTCCTTCCCTTTTCATGAATTCAAACAAGTCAATGGCTTTCTCAAAACAGTTGTTCTTCGCATACCCATTAATCATAATACTCCAAGTAAACAAATTTCTGTgaggcatttcatcgaacatcTCTCGTGCATTCTCAACCATCCCGCATTTACAATACCCAGCCACCATAGAAGTCCATGAAACAACATCTCGAAACCCCATTTGCCCAAAGATTCTACCAGCAGCAGCGATGAACCCACAATTAGCGTACATATGAACAAGCGAATTCTCTACATAAACATCATTCTGAAATCCGAATCTAACAATCTGTGAATGCGTTTGCTCTCCCACTAGAACACACTCCATCTCACTAGACGCCTTAATCAGAAACGGAAACGTGATGTTATCTGGCCAAATCCGAGATTTCAACATCTGGGTATAGAACCCAAAAGCCTTACTAGGCTCTGCACCAGTGGAGAAGCAGCGAATGAGTAGATTGAAGACGaaaagattagggttttgaatcTGAGAGAAGATTCCGTATGCATATCCCAAGAGATTGGTTGGTTTGTTGAAGGTGGAGTCGTCAACGCAGAGAGCGAGGAGACGACTGGCAACGAAGACGTCGGAGATGAGATGGGTTCGTAAGAGAAAGCCATGTATGATCTTGAGGTCGGAAAAGGAAGAGCAGGATTGGAGCAAGGCAAGCTTCGGGTGTTTGAATCGAAGTGTGTTGAGCACAATGTTACTCATTCTCTGCAAAAAGTACCCAAAAGTTCTCAAATTTATAAGAATCTGACATATAACGGTctatttcctctgttttttaagTTTGACTTTTGTAACAAAGAGCATAAAAATAAGGGTAACAATTTTCTGCATCTGCATTTGTCAAAGGATCTGGAAGAtcttacaaaattgaaaatttaagaTGATGTATTGATTGTctttagaaagaaaacttGAAAGTATCAGTTTTGGCAGAGTCCCAGAAAGAAACTCTTTGTTCTTCGgctctttttgcttcttctgctttctttTCTAACTCTTGGATAGTCCCCGGGTAAGCTTCTTCAATGGCTTTCTTGAATTTGTCATGCAAATTCTCTCTGTCAGTTGTCCCGGAGACAAGTTCTTTAGCATTTGGTTTCTTCAGAAATTCTAACACATTCAACAAATTACTCCTGCACAAGTAATGTTACTCCAGTTAGATCAACTCAATACAGATACGAAATCACAATTCTTTCATCTGATACATATCACCATTGATGCAAATGCACAAATAGCTCTCAGATAAATGCTACGTACACAGTTAATATTCTTAATAACATCAGTCTACTTTCTTAGCCActttcaaacttttgtttaGCTACTCAAAAGTATCTGAAAATGAACTTAATAATGATGTTGTTCCAGTTTATTGTTCTTTTCTATTGTCAAACTTTCATCTACTAAAATGGATATGACAAAGAGCCAGTGGGAAAGAAACTAACTTTACCTGCTAGCATAATTCTGAGTAATAGCAATCGATTCCTCCAGGTTAATCACCAGATGCCACCATCCATTAGGTACAAACATCACCTCCCCGGCTTTGCATATACACTCAATAGGTTTCTTCTCCCAATCCTTAGTATCATCATAAAAGTTCATGAACCATTCTATTATGGAAACAGGACAGGCCACTTCTGCTCCATC includes:
- a CDS encoding Pentatricopeptide repeat (PPR) superfamily protein (Pentatricopeptide repeat (PPR) superfamily protein; INVOLVED IN: biological_process unknown; LOCATED IN: endomembrane system; EXPRESSED IN: sperm cell; CONTAINS InterPro DOMAIN/s: Pentatricopeptide repeat (InterPro:IPR002885); BEST Arabidopsis thaliana protein match is: Tetratricopeptide repeat (TPR)-like superfamily protein (TAIR:AT5G66520.1); Has 1807 Blast hits to 1807 proteins in 277 species: Archae - 0; Bacteria - 0; Metazoa - 736; Fungi - 347; Plants - 385; Viruses - 0; Other Eukaryotes - 339 (source: NCBI BLink).); this translates as MSNIVLNTLRFKHPKLALLQSCSSFSDLKIIHGFLLRTHLISDVFVASRLLALCVDDSTFNKPTNLLGYAYGIFSQIQNPNLFVFNLLIRCFSTGAEPSKAFGFYTQMLKSRIWPDNITFPFLIKASSEMECVLVGEQTHSQIVRFGFQNDVYVENSLVHMYANCGFIAAAGRIFGQMGFRDVVSWTSMVAGYCKCGMVENAREMFDEMPHRNLFTWSIMINGYAKNNCFEKAIDLFEFMKREGVVANETVMVSVISSCAHLGALEFGERAYEYVVKSHMTVNLILGTALVDMFWRCGDIEKAIHVFEGLPETDSLSWSSIIKGLAVHGHAHKAMHYFSQMISLGFIPRDVTFTAVLSACSHGGLVEKGLEIYENMKKDHGIEPRLEHYGCIVDMLGRAGKLAEAENFILKMHVKPNAPILGALLGACKIYKNTEVAERVGNMLIKVKPEHSGYYVLLSNIYACAGQWDKIESLRDMMKEKLVKKPPGWSLIEIDGKINKFTMGDDQKHPEMGKIRRKWEEILGKIRLIGYKGNTGDAFFDVDEEEKESSIHMHSEKLAIAYGMMKTKPGTTIRIVKNLRVCEDCHTVTKLISEVYGRELIVRDRNRFHHFRNGVCSCRDYW